Within the Anaerolineales bacterium genome, the region TTGGTGGATTCGAGAATTGGCTTGACTTCGTTTTCGAGCAGCACGGTCAGACGGGCGATCTGGACAATCAGGACGATCAGCGCCAGGCCGATCAGAAACCCCTCCAGCGCGAGCAGGATGATGGCCACGTCTCGCAGGGTTTCCGTTGTCGCCGGGTTTTGGACCATCAGCGAGATGGCGATCAAGACCCCCGCCAGGAGCAGCACCGCCGCGGCGATGATACCCACCACGATGCCGGTGCGCCTGGCCTGTGAATGTTTCTCCTCTAGCGGGAGCTCGGGGGTAGGGATGGTCTCGCCGGGCATGGACATTGCTCAAAGATTATAGCATACCGTTCAGCCGGAGCTTCAGCCTGGCTAAGGCTTGGATGAGAAGCCGGGAGATCGGGAAGGATTGTGGTTTAATCCCCGCTGGGAGTTCTTTCTAGCATGACCACACTGTCGCGTCGAGGATTTCTCAAGGCAGGTCTTGGCGGGGCTGGCGCATGGATGCTGCCGGCCCCGCCTCTCCTGGCCCAATCCGAATTCCCCGACTCCCCCCGCCTAGGGCGGGTGGTCTCCGGCCAGGTCGCCGTGCGCGCCCAGCCGGACTACGACAGCCCGGAGGTAGGGCAGCTGTACGATGACGCCGTCGTGCCGTGGCTGGCCGAGGTCGCGGGTTCGTACCGCTGGAGCGTCAATCAGCGCTGGGTCGAAACCGAGGGCGGATACGTCTGGGCCTCGCGGCTGCAACCGGTGCTGAACCTGCCGAACATCCCGGTCAGCTCTCTTCGAGAAACCAGCCTAGGGCCAGGCATGTGGGCGGAGGTGACCGTCCCATACGTGGACCTCAGCCTCGACAATCCGCCCGCACGATCTCCGTACCTGCGCCAGGCCGCGCATCCTCGCTTGTACTACAGCCAGGTCGTCTGGATTGACCAAGTGCAATCCGAGGGCGAGAGCGTGCAATATCGGGTAAACGAACGCTACGGCTACGGCGATTTGCTCTTGGCGGAGGCCTCGGCCTTCCGTCCGCTGACCGACGATGAGCTGGCGCCGATCTCGCCGGATGTCGAGGAAAAGCGAGTAATCGTCGATCTGCTCCGGCAGACCCTTTCGTGCTTCGAAGGGCGCAGCGAGGTGTACTACTGCCGGATCTCCTCGGGGGCCAAGTTCGATGCCGAAGGCAATCCGGTCGACAAGTGGTCGACCCCTTTGGGGCCTCATCCGATCTGGCGCAAGCTGATCTCGACGCACATGAGCGGCGGCTCGACGGCGACCGGCTATGACCTGCCAGGCGTCGCCTGGACGTCGCTCTTCAGTGGCGACGGGGTGGCGATCCACTCCACCTTCTGGCATAACAACTTCGGCGAGCCGATGTCTCAC harbors:
- a CDS encoding L,D-transpeptidase, coding for MTTLSRRGFLKAGLGGAGAWMLPAPPLLAQSEFPDSPRLGRVVSGQVAVRAQPDYDSPEVGQLYDDAVVPWLAEVAGSYRWSVNQRWVETEGGYVWASRLQPVLNLPNIPVSSLRETSLGPGMWAEVTVPYVDLSLDNPPARSPYLRQAAHPRLYYSQVVWIDQVQSEGESVQYRVNERYGYGDLLLAEASAFRPLTDDELAPISPDVEEKRVIVDLLRQTLSCFEGRSEVYYCRISSGAKFDAEGNPVDKWSTPLGPHPIWRKLISTHMSGGSTATGYDLPGVAWTSLFSGDGVAIHSTFWHNNFGEPMSHGCVNARPEDAKWVFRWSRPHVPYDPGDGTVEMPGGTIVEVVEG